The Persephonella hydrogeniphila genome has a window encoding:
- a CDS encoding UDP-N-acetylmuramoyl-L-alanyl-D-glutamate--2,6-diaminopimelate ligase, protein MKNINQLFDKNDFFHLGKEKLVAGITNNSKNVDKNFIFFAIKGTKSDGHQFVEEAIKKGAVCVVAEDINTAVKVKNQFPDISIIYTENTRKKQAEVARKFYEHPDKELKVIGVTGTNGKTTVSHLIAQLLELSGKNVGVIGTINYRVGERVISEGRTTPDSIEWFSLLRKMRDMGAEYVVAEISSHALDQYRVYRTDFSGTVFTNLSQDHLDYHKDMESYFNAKEKLFKAIGRYTPAVINTDDIYGRRIYEKYRDKNVSGYGRKNTDFVITDLKLSEKGSQFCIAYGEEKHQIRTSLIGLFNVYNVAAAFSLMVKMEFPVKDLIENIKRLKPVRGRVEIVKGNDFTVVIDYAHTPDALKNILETLNQFKKGRVITVFGAGGDRDKGKRPLMGKVASELSDIVVITTDNPRTENPLKIIEDIKKGIQQKEKITVIPDREKAIKKAVELAEKGDIVLIAGKGHETYQIIGDQIIHFDDREVAEKYIKKRQQMLPRQEKY, encoded by the coding sequence TTGAAAAATATAAACCAACTTTTTGATAAGAATGATTTTTTTCATTTAGGAAAAGAAAAACTTGTAGCAGGAATTACAAATAACTCAAAAAATGTTGATAAAAACTTCATATTTTTTGCCATAAAAGGTACAAAATCAGATGGACATCAGTTTGTAGAAGAAGCAATAAAGAAAGGAGCTGTATGTGTAGTTGCTGAAGATATAAACACAGCTGTAAAAGTAAAAAATCAGTTTCCGGATATCTCTATTATCTATACAGAGAACACAAGAAAAAAGCAGGCCGAAGTTGCAAGAAAATTTTACGAACATCCAGATAAAGAACTAAAAGTTATAGGAGTTACAGGGACTAACGGAAAAACAACAGTTTCTCATTTAATTGCCCAGCTTTTAGAACTCTCAGGAAAGAATGTAGGTGTTATAGGAACTATAAACTACAGGGTTGGAGAAAGGGTTATATCAGAAGGAAGAACAACTCCAGATTCTATAGAATGGTTTTCCCTTTTAAGAAAGATGAGAGACATGGGAGCAGAGTACGTTGTTGCTGAAATATCGTCTCATGCTTTAGACCAGTACAGAGTATACAGAACAGATTTCTCAGGAACTGTTTTTACAAACCTTTCTCAGGATCACCTTGATTACCATAAAGATATGGAGAGTTACTTCAATGCCAAAGAAAAACTTTTTAAAGCCATCGGGAGATATACACCTGCTGTTATCAATACAGACGATATTTACGGAAGAAGAATATACGAAAAATACAGGGATAAAAATGTATCAGGATACGGGAGAAAAAATACAGACTTTGTTATTACAGATCTGAAACTATCAGAAAAAGGCTCGCAGTTTTGTATTGCCTATGGAGAAGAAAAACATCAGATTAGAACCTCCCTGATAGGTCTTTTTAATGTGTACAATGTAGCTGCTGCTTTTTCTCTTATGGTAAAGATGGAGTTTCCTGTAAAAGATTTAATAGAAAACATAAAAAGATTAAAACCAGTAAGGGGAAGAGTAGAAATAGTTAAAGGAAATGATTTTACAGTTGTTATAGATTATGCCCATACACCAGATGCATTAAAAAATATACTTGAGACCTTAAATCAGTTTAAAAAAGGAAGAGTTATAACAGTTTTCGGTGCCGGAGGAGACAGAGACAAAGGAAAAAGACCATTAATGGGAAAAGTTGCGTCTGAGCTCTCAGATATAGTTGTTATCACAACTGACAATCCCAGAACAGAAAATCCATTAAAAATAATAGAAGATATCAAAAAGGGTATCCAGCAAAAAGAAAAAATTACAGTTATTCCTGATAGAGAAAAAGCGATCAAAAAAGCAGTAGAACTGGCTGAAAAAGGAGATATTGTTCTTATTGCAGGAAAAGGGCATGAGACATATCAGATAATAGGAGATCAGATAATTCATTTTGATGATAG
- a CDS encoding ACP phosphodiesterase produces MNFLFHIYISKEDKDEMIGNFLGDFVKGEYGNVYPPSIQKGIIIHRKLDGFSNKTTAYKKNKTLFPEKLKKISPVAIDIFYDHFLAKNFKKLCNLDLLDFSLDFYNLLEVVEPKPERLKKIFPYLKEENWLYRYTEIDFIELTVKRVSRRFKRKNDLPECFSVFWENYSTLEEYFFLFHNEILDFKHLLDSKLNTFPKSN; encoded by the coding sequence ATGAACTTTCTTTTCCATATCTACATTTCGAAAGAAGATAAAGATGAGATGATAGGAAACTTTCTCGGAGATTTTGTTAAGGGAGAATACGGAAATGTATACCCTCCTTCTATTCAAAAAGGAATTATAATACACAGAAAACTTGATGGATTTTCAAATAAAACTACTGCTTACAAGAAAAATAAAACTTTATTTCCAGAAAAACTGAAAAAAATTTCTCCTGTTGCAATAGATATTTTTTACGATCATTTCCTTGCAAAAAATTTCAAAAAACTGTGTAATCTGGATCTGCTGGATTTTTCCCTTGATTTTTACAATCTGTTAGAAGTAGTCGAACCAAAACCGGAAAGACTGAAAAAGATATTTCCATATCTAAAGGAAGAAAACTGGCTTTACAGATATACAGAAATTGATTTCATCGAATTAACTGTAAAAAGAGTATCAAGAAGATTTAAAAGGAAAAACGATCTACCGGAATGTTTCTCTGTTTTCTGGGAAAACTACAGTACTCTCGAGGAATATTTTTTCTTATTTCATAATGAGATTTTAGATTTCAAGCATCTTCTCGATAGTAAGCTTAACACTTTCCCCAAGAGCAATTAG
- a CDS encoding histone deacetylase family protein — MKRVGYIYDDIYLKHDTGEGHPESPNRLVAINEYVDLIKEKLIIIKPRRATAKDVALVHDQYYPQEIMDLCSAGGTYLDPDTRCSIFSYEAALYAVGAGLEAVDRIKRGEVDRVFAAVRPPGHHAEYSKAMGFCIFNNIAIAARYAQKQGFEKVFIIDFDAHHGNGTQKAFYEDDTVFYFSTHEYPFYPGTGSKEEKGTGKGYGYTYNVPLPAGTGDDVYEKVYSEELPPLIDNFDPDIIMVSAGYDLHMDDPLTYLEVSTEGIGKIVENILKTKDVPFLFMLEGGYNLIALGESVKLTIEKMLEI, encoded by the coding sequence ATGAAGAGGGTTGGATATATATACGACGATATATACCTGAAACATGACACAGGAGAGGGGCATCCAGAATCTCCTAACAGGCTTGTTGCGATAAACGAGTATGTTGATCTGATAAAAGAAAAGCTAATAATCATAAAGCCAAGAAGAGCAACTGCAAAAGATGTAGCCCTTGTCCACGACCAGTATTACCCACAGGAAATCATGGACTTGTGCTCTGCAGGTGGAACATACCTTGACCCTGATACAAGATGTTCGATTTTTTCTTACGAAGCTGCACTATATGCAGTAGGAGCAGGGCTTGAGGCTGTAGATAGGATAAAGAGAGGAGAAGTAGATAGAGTGTTTGCTGCAGTTCGACCTCCGGGACATCATGCAGAGTATTCAAAGGCTATGGGTTTTTGTATTTTTAATAATATAGCCATAGCTGCCAGATATGCACAAAAACAGGGGTTTGAAAAAGTTTTTATAATAGATTTTGATGCCCATCATGGAAACGGCACCCAGAAAGCCTTTTATGAAGACGACACAGTTTTTTATTTCTCTACACATGAGTACCCTTTTTATCCCGGTACAGGTTCTAAAGAAGAAAAAGGAACAGGAAAAGGATACGGTTATACCTACAACGTTCCCCTTCCTGCAGGAACTGGAGATGATGTTTATGAAAAAGTTTATTCAGAAGAACTTCCCCCTTTAATAGATAATTTTGACCCAGATATCATAATGGTATCTGCTGGTTACGATCTCCACATGGATGATCCACTGACATATCTTGAGGTATCAACTGAAGGAATCGGAAAAATAGTAGAAAACATACTGAAAACAAAGGACGTTCCGTTCTTATTTATGCTTGAAGGTGGTTATAATCTAATTGCTCTTGGGGAAAGTGTTAAGCTTACTATCGAGAAGATGCTTGAAATCTAA
- a CDS encoding NYN domain-containing protein, producing the protein MLGIFRKKKKETKIVYRYPNEKVVIFIDGGNMFHATNALKLKINYKKLVEILRKDRWLLRAYFYTGIPSGDLPKEVREQLKKQMGFLKELQNIGIKVKTMPLKKTPEGYIEKGIDILIATDMISLAFKNAYDTVVLVSGDSDFVPVVEKIQELGKRVENASFKKTSSYELRRVCDEFILLDNIKHRFTTPLYPETEKETNKDLFAKFINGIKKFLTRSKK; encoded by the coding sequence ATGTTAGGAATATTCAGAAAAAAGAAAAAAGAGACAAAAATCGTTTACAGATATCCAAACGAAAAAGTTGTTATATTTATAGACGGTGGGAATATGTTTCACGCAACAAATGCCCTTAAACTGAAGATAAACTACAAAAAATTAGTAGAAATACTCAGAAAAGATAGATGGTTATTGAGAGCCTACTTTTACACAGGGATTCCATCTGGAGACCTTCCGAAAGAAGTAAGGGAACAGCTAAAAAAACAGATGGGTTTTTTGAAAGAACTCCAGAATATAGGCATCAAAGTAAAAACCATGCCTCTTAAAAAAACACCAGAAGGTTACATAGAAAAAGGGATAGACATCCTCATAGCAACAGATATGATAAGCCTTGCCTTCAAAAATGCTTATGACACTGTTGTTCTTGTGAGCGGGGATAGTGATTTTGTCCCAGTTGTTGAAAAAATACAGGAGCTGGGAAAAAGGGTTGAAAACGCATCCTTTAAAAAGACAAGTTCATATGAGCTTAGAAGGGTGTGTGATGAGTTTATACTCCTTGATAATATAAAGCACAGATTTACTACTCCTTTATATCCTGAAACAGAAAAAGAAACAAACAAAGATTTATTTGCCAAATTTATTAATGGAATAAAAAAATTCCTTACAAGGAGTAAAAAATGA
- the tgt gene encoding tRNA guanosine(34) transglycosylase Tgt: protein MFEFELLKKDGNARLGKIYTAHGEIETPVFMPVGTQGTVKAVTKEQLLSTKPQIILGNTYHLYLRPGIEVLEYFGGLHRFMNWGKPILTDSGGFQVFSLSREKKKEGKHKAEVILTEEGVKFKSHLDGSWHFFTPELVIHIQEIIGSDIMMPLDVCPPYPVSHTTAKDAVDKTIRWLERSKKAKKNEWQALFGIIQGSVYSDLRRESAIKTVDLDMDGYSIGGLSVGEPAELMYEMTEIVIPFIPEDKPRYLMGVGTPENIIESVERGVDMFDCVMPTRNARNGTLFTTYGRLNIKAAKHRFSDEPVDSECDCYTCKNFSRGYVRHLFNAEEITGMILATIHNLRFYTRLMEEIRKSIKESKFLEFKKEFLDKYTGLK from the coding sequence CTGTTCGAATTTGAGCTTTTAAAAAAAGATGGGAACGCAAGGCTTGGAAAGATTTATACCGCCCATGGGGAGATTGAAACTCCAGTATTCATGCCTGTAGGAACACAGGGAACTGTAAAAGCTGTAACAAAAGAACAGCTTCTATCCACAAAACCCCAGATCATACTTGGAAATACATACCATCTGTATCTCAGACCGGGGATTGAGGTTTTAGAGTATTTTGGTGGGCTTCACAGATTTATGAACTGGGGAAAGCCCATTCTCACAGATAGTGGTGGATTTCAGGTGTTTTCATTATCCAGAGAAAAGAAGAAAGAAGGAAAACACAAAGCAGAGGTTATTTTGACAGAAGAAGGTGTTAAGTTTAAATCCCATTTAGATGGTTCATGGCATTTTTTCACCCCTGAGCTTGTTATTCATATACAGGAGATTATAGGAAGCGATATAATGATGCCTCTTGATGTATGCCCCCCGTATCCTGTGAGCCATACAACAGCAAAAGATGCTGTAGATAAAACTATAAGATGGCTTGAAAGGTCTAAAAAAGCTAAAAAAAATGAGTGGCAGGCTCTTTTTGGTATTATACAGGGTTCTGTTTACAGCGATTTACGAAGGGAAAGCGCCATAAAAACTGTTGATCTTGATATGGATGGATATTCTATTGGAGGATTGTCCGTTGGAGAACCTGCAGAGCTTATGTATGAAATGACGGAAATTGTTATTCCTTTTATACCGGAAGATAAACCGAGATATCTGATGGGGGTCGGAACTCCAGAGAATATAATAGAAAGCGTTGAAAGGGGAGTTGATATGTTTGATTGCGTTATGCCTACAAGAAATGCCAGAAACGGCACCCTCTTTACCACATACGGAAGACTGAATATAAAAGCAGCAAAGCACAGATTTTCAGATGAGCCTGTAGATAGTGAGTGTGACTGTTATACATGTAAAAATTTTTCAAGGGGGTATGTGAGACATCTGTTCAATGCAGAAGAGATAACAGGAATGATTTTAGCTACTATCCATAACCTGAGATTTTATACAAGACTTATGGAAGAGATAAGAAAGTCTATAAAAGAAAGCAAATTTTTAGAGTTCAAGAAGGAATTCTTAGATAAATACACTGGCTTGAAATAA
- a CDS encoding bacteriohemerythrin, with product MVLIEWSEELELGIPEIDNQHKRLVEMLNEFYTELEEGHQSEAVEHFLKNLEDYLNYHLDYEEKFMEEIGFPQLENHKKTHDMFKKLYAEEKNRYLEGDTKALRELVAFAFSWLFSHIMKTDKKYAEFLKEKGA from the coding sequence ATGGTACTTATTGAGTGGAGTGAAGAACTTGAGCTTGGAATTCCAGAGATAGATAACCAACACAAAAGGCTTGTTGAGATGTTAAATGAGTTTTACACAGAGTTAGAAGAAGGACATCAAAGTGAGGCTGTTGAGCATTTTTTGAAAAATCTTGAGGATTATCTGAATTACCATCTTGATTATGAAGAAAAATTTATGGAAGAGATAGGATTTCCCCAGCTTGAAAACCACAAAAAAACCCATGATATGTTTAAAAAGCTCTATGCAGAGGAAAAAAACAGGTATTTAGAAGGTGATACAAAAGCTCTTAGAGAACTTGTTGCTTTTGCATTTTCATGGCTGTTTTCCCATATAATGAAAACAGACAAAAAGTATGCAGAATTTTTGAAAGAAAAAGGAGCTTAA
- the hisS gene encoding histidine--tRNA ligase yields the protein MSQIKKVRGFQDIYGEDAKKYRFVVDTARDIFEKYNFEEIILPYVEDVSLFIRSVGEETDIVQKEMYVFEDRGGRKVALRPEGTASAVRAYIEEKLYAKGGYHKLFYEGAMFRYERPQAGRYRQFHQIGAEIFGVSSPVADAELIKMVKDILDQLGIDVRLEINTLGDFESRKKYIEVLKEYLKKKESLLCEDCKKRIERNPLRVLDCKVESCKEATKDAPVLIDFISEESLQRFEKLKEYLNALKINYTVNPRLVRGLDYYTDTVFEFITDKIGAQGTVAAGGRYDTLVKQLGGPDTPALGFAVGIERLMLLVEKVPAEKNLVVVIPVVSEFNIEGLKATEKLRGKGIKTELILKEGSLKARMKLANKIGARYVVFVSEKPELKDMESGEQEIFHNIDDLIDVLVEKI from the coding sequence TTGTCCCAGATAAAAAAAGTCAGAGGATTTCAGGATATATACGGAGAAGATGCAAAAAAATACAGATTTGTTGTAGATACTGCAAGGGATATTTTTGAGAAATACAACTTTGAAGAGATAATACTTCCATATGTAGAAGATGTTTCACTGTTTATTAGATCTGTTGGTGAAGAGACGGATATTGTTCAGAAAGAGATGTACGTTTTTGAAGATAGAGGAGGAAGAAAGGTAGCTCTAAGGCCTGAGGGAACAGCATCTGCAGTAAGAGCATATATAGAAGAAAAGCTGTATGCAAAAGGTGGTTACCACAAGCTTTTTTATGAAGGAGCGATGTTCAGGTACGAAAGACCCCAGGCTGGGAGATACAGACAGTTTCACCAGATTGGTGCAGAGATATTTGGTGTTAGTTCTCCGGTAGCTGATGCTGAGCTTATAAAAATGGTAAAGGACATCCTTGACCAGTTAGGTATAGATGTCAGGCTTGAGATCAATACGCTTGGAGATTTTGAAAGCAGAAAAAAATACATTGAAGTTCTGAAAGAATATCTAAAGAAAAAAGAATCCCTACTGTGTGAAGACTGTAAAAAGAGGATAGAGAGAAATCCATTAAGAGTTCTTGATTGCAAAGTGGAAAGTTGTAAGGAAGCTACAAAAGATGCTCCTGTTTTAATTGATTTTATATCTGAGGAAAGCTTACAGCGTTTTGAAAAACTGAAAGAGTATCTAAATGCTTTAAAGATAAACTACACTGTAAATCCAAGACTTGTTAGAGGGCTGGACTATTACACAGATACAGTTTTTGAGTTTATAACAGATAAGATAGGAGCACAGGGAACAGTTGCTGCAGGAGGAAGATACGACACACTTGTAAAGCAGCTTGGTGGACCAGACACTCCTGCCCTTGGATTTGCCGTAGGAATAGAAAGGCTTATGCTTCTTGTTGAGAAAGTACCTGCAGAAAAAAACCTTGTTGTTGTAATACCTGTTGTATCAGAGTTCAATATAGAAGGATTGAAAGCAACAGAAAAACTAAGAGGTAAGGGGATTAAAACAGAGCTAATTTTGAAAGAGGGAAGCCTAAAGGCAAGGATGAAACTTGCAAATAAAATAGGTGCAAGATATGTTGTTTTTGTCTCTGAAAAACCAGAACTTAAAGACATGGAGTCTGGAGAACAAGAGATATTCCACAATATAGATGATCTTATTGATGTTTTAGTTGAAAAGATTTAA
- a CDS encoding archaemetzincin family Zn-dependent metalloprotease, translating into MNIRFIRLQPYSPEDNIDKNLLTGRLVEIFKTPVMWNSPVMIPQIAFDNYRNQYLGSYFLKDLLKFKKDNEIILGIVSKDLYEPELNFVFGVASPLTKTAVISTYRLHNSFYGIPENYEIFMDRVTKEAVHEIGHTLGLGHCPNPECVMHFSNSIEDTDRKSYYFCPSCYKKVLSSLGL; encoded by the coding sequence TTGAATATTAGATTTATACGCCTACAACCTTATTCTCCAGAAGATAATATTGACAAAAATCTCCTGACAGGCCGACTGGTGGAAATTTTTAAAACTCCTGTTATGTGGAACTCTCCTGTGATGATTCCACAAATTGCTTTTGATAACTATAGAAATCAATATCTTGGTAGCTATTTTCTTAAGGATTTGCTTAAATTTAAAAAAGATAATGAGATAATCTTAGGAATAGTTTCAAAAGATCTGTATGAACCAGAATTAAATTTTGTTTTTGGTGTAGCCTCTCCACTTACAAAAACAGCTGTTATATCCACTTACAGACTACATAACAGTTTTTACGGCATACCTGAGAATTATGAAATCTTTATGGACAGAGTAACAAAAGAGGCTGTCCACGAGATAGGTCATACTCTTGGTCTCGGTCACTGTCCAAACCCTGAATGCGTTATGCATTTCTCAAACTCTATTGAAGATACAGACAGGAAGAGTTATTATTTCTGTCCTTCATGCTATAAAAAAGTTTTATCTTCTCTTGGTTTATAA
- a CDS encoding succinate dehydrogenase/fumarate reductase iron-sulfur subunit, which translates to MDTFKLKVFRYDPTKDTEPYYKTYELPVEKGMTVLAALFRAKEEQDPTISFRYNCRAAICGSCAMRINGHATLACKVQITHLLDKYQTNTITVEPIGNVKTLKDLIYDMDWLVDKLKRVKPWFIPKEPPPPDGTEYRQDPYDHHRIDFASDCILCASCMSDCNALKANKNYLGPMVHSKAYRFIADTRDGEKKERFEAVLDDFNLEWCVRCMECTTRCPKEVQPYENIIRLRIMAAEAGYKTPGEIHAEIFEQDIYNRGLLNEMLLPMRQEGILGAIKRAPFGIKMMLKGKVNYADFFGGHKIKRLEEVQKIYEVAKQKEKEVKIRIPQIMGVIYEDKRKTRKRPNYAETGGNE; encoded by the coding sequence ATGGATACATTTAAACTTAAAGTTTTCAGGTATGATCCAACGAAAGATACTGAACCTTATTACAAAACCTATGAACTTCCTGTTGAAAAAGGAATGACTGTACTTGCAGCATTATTTAGAGCAAAGGAAGAGCAGGATCCTACAATATCTTTCCGTTATAACTGCCGTGCAGCTATTTGTGGTTCCTGTGCAATGAGAATAAATGGACATGCAACTCTCGCTTGTAAAGTCCAGATAACCCATCTTTTGGATAAATACCAGACAAATACTATAACTGTTGAGCCGATAGGAAATGTAAAAACATTAAAAGACCTTATCTACGATATGGATTGGCTTGTGGATAAACTAAAAAGAGTTAAACCATGGTTTATACCTAAAGAACCGCCTCCTCCAGATGGAACTGAGTACAGACAGGATCCTTATGACCACCACAGGATAGATTTTGCATCAGACTGTATCCTGTGTGCTTCATGTATGTCAGACTGTAATGCACTGAAAGCCAATAAAAATTATCTTGGACCTATGGTTCATTCCAAAGCATACAGATTTATAGCAGATACAAGAGATGGAGAGAAAAAAGAGAGATTTGAAGCTGTTCTTGATGATTTTAATCTTGAGTGGTGCGTCAGATGTATGGAATGTACAACAAGATGTCCAAAAGAGGTTCAACCCTATGAAAATATCATAAGGCTGAGAATAATGGCTGCAGAAGCGGGATATAAAACTCCCGGAGAGATTCACGCAGAAATTTTTGAACAGGATATTTACAACAGGGGACTTCTCAACGAGATGCTACTTCCTATGAGGCAGGAAGGCATTTTGGGGGCTATCAAAAGGGCACCTTTTGGTATAAAAATGATGCTAAAAGGGAAAGTAAACTATGCTGATTTCTTTGGTGGTCATAAAATAAAGAGATTAGAGGAAGTTCAGAAAATATATGAAGTAGCAAAACAGAAAGAAAAAGAAGTTAAGATAAGAATTCCACAAATAATGGGCGTAATTTATGAAGATAAAAGAAAAACAAGAAAAAGGCCCAATTACGCAGAAACTGGAGGTAATGAATAA
- a CDS encoding CoB--CoM heterodisulfide reductase iron-sulfur subunit B family protein, giving the protein MAELKYAFYTGCSAKGVAPELYNSTKIVAEKLGMELIELEAATCCGAGAVQEKDEFLALTINARNLALAEELGLDLLTICNTCTLMLRETKFKLDNDPELKDAVNEVLKEAGLEYKGTSEVTHFLWEVIDGVGLDKLKEMVVRPLKDFNIAPFYGCHIIRPPYLIGYEDPDNPKSIEMIIEAIGGNPVDHTARLACCGFHSFWSAEDKVTLKLTAMDAESAKEENADFMVTPCPLCHTQLDAMQEEAEERIGVNIGMPVLHLPQMIGLAIGLKPKELGLEKHVISTKEIIQKVA; this is encoded by the coding sequence ATGGCTGAACTTAAATATGCTTTCTATACAGGATGCTCTGCAAAGGGAGTTGCTCCTGAGCTCTACAACTCAACAAAAATAGTAGCTGAAAAGCTTGGAATGGAACTTATAGAACTTGAAGCTGCTACATGTTGTGGAGCAGGTGCTGTTCAGGAAAAAGATGAATTCCTTGCCCTTACAATAAATGCAAGGAATCTTGCCCTTGCTGAAGAGTTGGGGTTGGATCTTCTAACAATCTGTAACACCTGCACACTTATGCTCAGGGAAACAAAATTCAAGCTTGATAATGATCCTGAACTGAAAGATGCAGTTAATGAAGTTCTTAAAGAGGCAGGTCTCGAGTACAAAGGTACTTCTGAAGTAACACATTTTCTATGGGAAGTTATAGACGGAGTAGGGCTTGATAAACTTAAAGAGATGGTTGTAAGACCTTTGAAAGATTTTAATATAGCTCCTTTTTACGGATGTCATATAATAAGACCTCCTTACCTTATCGGATATGAAGACCCTGATAATCCAAAATCTATAGAAATGATAATTGAAGCAATCGGTGGAAATCCTGTAGACCATACAGCAAGACTTGCCTGCTGTGGTTTTCATTCATTCTGGTCAGCGGAAGACAAGGTAACACTTAAACTTACTGCGATGGATGCAGAATCTGCAAAAGAGGAAAACGCAGATTTTATGGTTACTCCATGTCCTCTCTGCCATACACAGCTTGATGCAATGCAGGAAGAAGCAGAAGAGAGAATAGGTGTTAATATAGGAATGCCTGTTTTACATCTTCCACAGATGATAGGCCTTGCAATAGGACTGAAACCTAAGGAGTTAGGTCTCGAAAAACATGTTATCTCAACAAAAGAAATAATTCAAAAAGTCGCATAA
- a CDS encoding ArsR/SmtB family transcription factor codes for MSEEILVDKKERWKDEEFLEENAELLKALAHPNRLKIIGFLSSGKKCVKHIWEALDLPQPNVSQHLSVLRNKGILGYKRQGSIVCYYIKNKKALEIYKLLLKEE; via the coding sequence ATGAGTGAAGAAATTTTAGTGGACAAGAAAGAAAGATGGAAAGATGAAGAGTTTTTAGAAGAGAATGCAGAACTTCTAAAAGCTCTTGCACATCCTAACAGACTTAAAATCATAGGGTTCTTAAGCTCTGGAAAAAAATGTGTGAAGCACATCTGGGAAGCTCTTGACCTGCCTCAGCCAAATGTATCCCAACACTTGTCTGTTTTAAGGAATAAAGGTATACTAGGTTATAAGAGGCAGGGGTCTATAGTTTGCTACTACATAAAAAATAAAAAAGCTCTAGAAATTTACAAGCTACTACTAAAGGAGGAATAA
- the trxA gene encoding thioredoxin, with the protein MAGKVCIVNESNWEQEVLNSDVPVLVDFWAPWCGPCRLIAPVIEELAEELEGKAKICKLNTDENPNIAMKYGIRAIPTIMVFKNGQVVDTKVGVQPKEVLKSLLV; encoded by the coding sequence ATGGCTGGTAAAGTATGTATTGTTAACGAGTCCAACTGGGAGCAGGAAGTTCTTAATTCAGATGTTCCTGTATTGGTTGATTTCTGGGCACCTTGGTGTGGACCATGTAGATTAATTGCACCTGTGATAGAGGAACTTGCAGAAGAGCTTGAAGGAAAAGCAAAAATCTGCAAACTTAACACAGACGAAAATCCAAATATAGCAATGAAGTATGGAATCAGAGCTATACCAACAATAATGGTATTCAAAAATGGACAGGTTGTTGATACAAAAGTAGGTGTTCAACCAAAAGAAGTTCTCAAAAGCCTTCTTGTTTAA